From Acidobacteriota bacterium, the proteins below share one genomic window:
- a CDS encoding Clp1/GlmU family protein, with amino-acid sequence MSSAARIHPASAWHEVLGRLERGTILVLGTPATGKTSLARYFVGQLRRGLGRIALLDGDSGLPAIGAPGCLSMALTNPWIAPAASVFLGSTAPDQRRAPSVAGLAMLARRARKADARTLIVDLPGLAGSAHRELAVQAIRALEARQVIALQKGEEIEPLLDFLSDSCQIYRLPVSPSARPRSAEDRRQRQDGRLRAHFLSAEVRVLPRRQLLGRDWDISSVLTREPEIGTVLGLIDSEGFCQGLGRLQEIHEDRFEILTAVPAESLRWAQVGDFRLDEDGALASSWIAPQRPVPGPSSPDTKLDFLDG; translated from the coding sequence ATGAGCTCCGCGGCGCGCATTCACCCGGCGAGCGCCTGGCACGAAGTGCTGGGCCGTCTCGAACGCGGCACCATCCTGGTGCTCGGCACCCCGGCCACCGGCAAGACCAGCCTGGCGCGCTACTTCGTCGGTCAGTTACGTCGCGGTCTGGGCCGCATCGCGCTGCTCGACGGCGACTCGGGACTGCCGGCGATCGGCGCCCCGGGATGCCTGAGCATGGCCTTGACCAATCCCTGGATCGCCCCCGCCGCCTCGGTATTTCTCGGCTCGACCGCCCCGGATCAGCGCCGCGCGCCGAGCGTCGCCGGCCTCGCCATGCTGGCGCGGCGAGCTCGCAAGGCCGACGCTCGCACCTTGATCGTCGATCTTCCCGGCCTCGCTGGCTCAGCCCATCGCGAGCTCGCCGTACAGGCGATTCGGGCCCTCGAGGCGCGCCAGGTGATCGCGCTGCAAAAAGGTGAAGAGATCGAGCCGCTGCTCGACTTCCTTTCCGACTCCTGCCAGATCTACCGGCTGCCGGTGTCGCCGAGTGCCCGGCCGCGCAGCGCCGAGGATCGACGCCAGCGGCAAGACGGCCGCCTGCGGGCTCACTTCCTTTCGGCCGAGGTCCGAGTCCTGCCCCGCCGCCAGCTTCTCGGCCGCGATTGGGACATCTCGTCGGTCCTCACCCGAGAGCCGGAAATCGGCACCGTCCTCGGCCTGATCGATTCCGAGGGCTTCTGCCAGGGCCTCGGCCGCCTGCAGGAGATTCACGAAGACCGCTTCGAGATTCTCACCGCAGTACCGGCGGAGTCCTTGCGCTGGGCGCAGGTTGGAGACTTCCGGCTCGACGAAGACGGCGCCCTGGCGTCTTCCTGGATCGCTCCCCAACGACCCGTCCCAGGGCCATCCTCGCCCGACACCAAGCTCGACTTCCTCGACGGCTAG
- a CDS encoding choice-of-anchor D domain-containing protein, which yields MKRRLLLLALLLVAALPASGQIQFEMESTVVPNGTLHDFGSGPEGVDRTWRVTLRNVGVTTIDVTQVSILSNNLDPGRFTAGNFDLGVFPPGDTGGFDLTFESTDTGTVTNEISLVVGGIRAYEFDARATAATPIGPVIELRQNGAVVPQGSTFDFGDTGVGQALERTFTVTNVGDLPLSVAPIALVRHANDPARFSVTDNQVSNVAPGASATFRLHFDAAALGSVTSEVELFVGGIARYEFFVTAETRTSDFGLSLGPPVRTILPGQNAFYTATITGQFGFTGTVTFSISGLPAATTARFTPSTVQGSGTTELKLDTSTNTPLSDSTFTVTATSGGVSRSATSRLVVTSGADFSLAASPGSRSVERGQTTLYTVQVEPSNGFSDDVTLSLAGLPAGATARFTPRTLQPGDTSTLEVFTSASTPLGTRTLTVSGRSGGRTRTTMVGLEVTEEPVQGAAPVILGLEPESIVHGETHIITLTGSNFHGTTLSIPSDSPDPSQPMNRVFPTATIESINQAGTEMRVLVDATDTRILDFYNLLLSNDAGEAGKPFRVLPVGPLVDAWTPAEPMLGNAYVLSIVGRNLRHATVSPSLSGRVRIFSVDNGRQDRLNALMEVLPGAALGPLDLVVRDPAGRTISLPIEVTAQGATTLLTRNLLVEQGITTPRSGGSPQPALYFQDFSMRHTELTVASADDVVVLHPDLSPSEDRVLVAPEGDNRMIFPGIICSIPIDLAEFHWQVAVVFDPDTGRIGDTVLQGLNLGDRVNIGSFVLSFFLDIDLVIRFRCDFRGWSFPIFCLRITSALEIPGRAGFAFQIDFCSGGGGDEFTSGSTDTTTIVGGPCAEVTQQGPPSEGLTFAQVEQNDCCEQPIGVAASGTSFTGSQYFIPFNISTPNAGTTTPGEGCGMEPCMVTFDQPRACIVNSKIQSFKAEGMPANGNYSWQVVQGGNRVAIEGPTDTDSVRLRGNAVSQSADDIELEVEYTDPTGTTCRSSIDLSVVDVDLNWRGSGRTDPMNAALNTTATHFGMPNLGPVAFTTHPGTIGWFKNMEIKARVTPCDPNLRCEFDIRRTRQGVIGTIRNDSFVPLRGHCPQGNCSDDIDHNDGTVDEDLVLDGPPGCGLFSIDTPGFGTEPCAGAGGPYTLLNCLNFDEWLRVDGQIAGGIQKWSASTRTFCNGQYWTESSEGTGNQLVQNSPLACVVPSSPGIAESPFNLSEALSQLVSSNWTIRHSGAATIYAALASGKITASDRQDLLNQLRIIASNPHYRGQQPFSRPLLAINLLGELQDESSIPLLIGRLEEEFRLFGLIEEDELTAAAAALIKIGPAVIEPILDRAQTASASEWELCEAVLAGMEDPADVEEAVERRILGATVAEMDRFVPLMN from the coding sequence ATGAAAAGACGGCTCTTGCTTCTCGCCCTACTCCTCGTCGCGGCCCTGCCGGCCAGCGGCCAGATCCAGTTCGAAATGGAATCCACGGTGGTTCCGAACGGCACCCTCCACGACTTCGGCAGCGGCCCCGAAGGGGTCGACCGGACCTGGCGGGTCACGCTGCGCAATGTCGGCGTGACGACCATCGACGTGACCCAGGTCTCGATTCTCAGCAACAACCTCGATCCGGGACGCTTCACCGCCGGCAACTTCGATCTCGGGGTCTTTCCGCCGGGTGACACCGGCGGCTTCGACCTGACCTTCGAATCCACCGACACCGGCACCGTCACCAATGAGATCTCGCTGGTGGTCGGCGGCATTCGGGCCTATGAATTCGACGCCCGAGCCACCGCCGCGACGCCCATCGGACCGGTGATCGAGCTGCGCCAGAACGGCGCGGTGGTGCCCCAGGGTTCGACCTTCGACTTCGGCGACACCGGCGTCGGCCAAGCCCTCGAGCGCACCTTCACGGTGACCAATGTCGGCGACCTGCCGCTCTCGGTGGCGCCCATCGCCCTGGTTCGTCACGCCAACGATCCGGCGAGATTCTCGGTGACCGACAACCAAGTTTCGAACGTCGCTCCGGGCGCTTCGGCGACCTTCCGGCTGCACTTCGATGCCGCCGCCCTCGGCAGCGTCACCAGTGAGGTGGAGCTCTTCGTGGGAGGGATTGCGCGCTACGAGTTCTTCGTCACCGCGGAAACCCGCACCTCCGACTTCGGCCTCAGCCTCGGCCCGCCGGTGCGCACCATCCTGCCCGGCCAGAACGCCTTCTACACCGCCACCATCACGGGCCAGTTCGGCTTCACCGGCACGGTCACCTTCAGCATCAGCGGCCTGCCGGCGGCGACCACCGCCCGCTTCACCCCCAGCACCGTCCAGGGCAGCGGCACCACCGAGCTCAAGCTCGACACCAGCACCAACACGCCGCTGTCGGATAGCACCTTCACCGTCACCGCCACCTCCGGCGGCGTCTCGCGCAGCGCCACCAGCCGACTGGTGGTCACCAGCGGAGCGGACTTCTCCCTCGCCGCCTCGCCCGGAAGCCGCAGCGTCGAGCGCGGTCAAACCACCCTCTACACGGTGCAGGTGGAGCCGAGCAACGGCTTCTCCGACGACGTCACCTTGTCTCTCGCCGGCCTGCCCGCCGGCGCCACCGCACGCTTCACGCCCCGAACGCTGCAGCCGGGGGACACCTCCACCCTCGAGGTCTTCACCAGCGCCAGCACCCCGCTCGGCACCCGCACCCTGACCGTCAGCGGACGATCCGGCGGCAGAACCCGGACGACCATGGTGGGTCTCGAGGTCACCGAAGAACCGGTCCAGGGCGCAGCCCCGGTGATCCTCGGTCTCGAACCGGAGAGCATCGTGCACGGTGAGACCCACATCATCACCTTGACCGGCAGCAATTTCCACGGCACCACCCTGTCGATTCCGAGCGATTCGCCGGACCCCAGCCAGCCGATGAATCGCGTCTTCCCGACCGCCACCATCGAGAGCATCAACCAGGCAGGCACCGAGATGCGCGTGCTGGTGGACGCCACCGACACCCGCATCCTCGACTTTTACAACCTGCTGCTGTCGAACGACGCCGGTGAAGCCGGCAAACCCTTCCGGGTGCTACCGGTCGGCCCCTTGGTGGACGCCTGGACGCCGGCGGAGCCGATGCTGGGCAACGCCTACGTGCTGTCGATCGTCGGGCGCAATCTGCGCCACGCGACGGTGTCGCCGAGCCTCTCCGGCCGGGTGCGGATCTTCAGCGTCGACAACGGCCGTCAAGACCGCCTCAACGCCCTGATGGAGGTGCTGCCAGGCGCAGCCCTCGGGCCCCTCGATCTGGTGGTGCGGGATCCCGCCGGGCGAACCATCTCGCTGCCGATCGAGGTCACGGCGCAGGGCGCAACCACCCTGTTGACTCGCAATCTTCTCGTCGAGCAGGGCATCACCACGCCGCGCAGCGGAGGCAGTCCGCAACCGGCCCTCTACTTCCAGGACTTCTCGATGCGTCACACCGAGCTGACGGTGGCGAGCGCCGATGACGTCGTGGTGCTACACCCGGATCTCAGCCCCAGCGAGGACCGCGTTCTGGTGGCTCCGGAAGGGGACAATCGAATGATCTTCCCCGGCATCATCTGCAGCATTCCGATCGACCTCGCCGAGTTCCACTGGCAGGTGGCGGTGGTCTTCGACCCGGACACCGGTCGCATCGGCGACACAGTGCTGCAAGGGCTCAACCTCGGCGACCGGGTCAATATCGGGTCCTTCGTGCTGTCCTTCTTCCTCGACATCGATCTGGTCATCCGCTTCCGCTGCGACTTCCGCGGCTGGAGCTTCCCAATCTTCTGTCTGCGCATCACTTCGGCACTGGAGATCCCGGGGCGCGCCGGCTTCGCCTTCCAGATCGACTTCTGCTCCGGCGGTGGCGGCGACGAATTCACCTCTGGAAGCACCGACACCACCACCATCGTCGGCGGGCCCTGCGCCGAGGTCACCCAGCAAGGCCCGCCCTCGGAGGGGCTGACCTTCGCCCAGGTCGAGCAAAACGACTGCTGCGAGCAGCCGATCGGCGTGGCGGCCAGCGGCACCAGCTTCACCGGGTCGCAATACTTCATACCATTCAACATATCGACACCCAACGCCGGCACGACAACACCGGGCGAAGGGTGTGGGATGGAGCCCTGCATGGTGACCTTCGATCAACCCAGGGCCTGTATCGTCAACTCGAAGATCCAGAGCTTCAAGGCCGAAGGCATGCCGGCCAATGGCAACTATTCTTGGCAGGTGGTGCAGGGCGGTAACCGGGTCGCCATCGAAGGCCCGACAGACACCGACAGTGTGCGCCTGCGGGGCAACGCCGTCAGCCAATCGGCCGACGACATCGAGCTCGAGGTCGAGTACACCGATCCCACCGGAACGACCTGCCGAAGCTCGATCGACCTATCGGTCGTCGATGTCGATCTCAATTGGAGAGGCTCGGGGCGCACCGACCCGATGAATGCGGCACTGAATACGACGGCGACGCATTTCGGAATGCCGAACCTGGGTCCGGTTGCATTCACCACTCACCCCGGAACCATCGGCTGGTTCAAGAACATGGAAATCAAGGCGAGGGTTACTCCTTGTGATCCCAACCTGCGTTGCGAGTTCGATATCAGAAGAACCCGCCAGGGAGTGATCGGAACGATCCGGAACGACTCCTTCGTCCCCCTGCGGGGCCATTGTCCGCAAGGCAATTGTTCGGACGACATCGACCACAACGATGGCACGGTTGATGAGGATCTCGTCCTCGATGGTCCTCCGGGTTGCGGACTCTTCTCCATTGACACTCCAGGATTCGGAACGGAGCCTTGCGCCGGCGCAGGCGGCCCATACACCCTGCTCAACTGCCTGAACTTCGACGAATGGTTGCGGGTCGACGGTCAAATTGCGGGTGGGATTCAGAAGTGGTCCGCAAGCACACGGACCTTCTGCAATGGTCAATACTGGACTGAAAGCTCGGAAGGTACGGGAAATCAACTTGTCCAGAATTCACCCTTGGCCTGTGTCGTCCCATCAAGTCCGGGAATCGCAGAATCACCCTTCAATCTCTCGGAGGCGCTGAGCCAGCTCGTCTCATCGAACTGGACGATTCGGCACTCTGGAGCCGCGACGATCTACGCCGCGCTCGCCAGCGGAAAGATCACTGCCTCTGATCGACAGGATCTCCTGAACCAGTTGCGAATCATCGCCAGCAATCCCCACTACCGCGGTCAGCAACCGTTCTCACGGCCCCTCTTGGCCATCAACCTGCTGGGCGAGCTGCAGGACGAAAGCTCCATTCCGTTGCTGATCGGTCGCCTCGAGGAAGAGTTCCGACTCTTCGGTCTCATCGAGGAAGATGAACTGACCGCGGCCGCCGCCGCGCTGATCAAGATCGGCCCGGCCGTCATCGAGCCCATCCTCGATCGGGCCCAGACGGCGAGCGCGAGCGAATGGGAGCTCTGTGAAGCGGTGCTCGCCGGCATGGAGGATCCGGCCGATGTCGAGGAGGCAGTGGAACGCCGCATCCTCGGCGCTACGGTCGCCGAGATGGATCGCTTCGTGCCGCTGATGAACTGA